GAGCCGCCGAAGGTCGAGAAGTCCTGCGAGTACACGGCGACGGTGCGGCCGTGGATGGTGCCGACGCCCGTGACGACCGAGTCGCCGTAGGGACGGGACCGGTCCATCCCGAACGCGGTCGTGCGGTGGCGCACGTACTCGTCGAACTCGACGAAGCTCCCCGGGTCGACGAGGAGCTCGATGCGCTCGCGGGCCGTCATCTTGCCCTTGGCGTGCTGCTTCTCCTTCGCCTTCTCCTCGGCGTCGACGACGGCCTCGGTGTAGCGAGCGCGAAGATCCGCGATCTTGCCGGCAGTGGTAAAGAGGTCGGGCTTGTCCGTCACGGATTCCACCCTAGCGCCGGGTCGGCCCCGTCCGTTGGATGCTCGGCACAACGGGCCGCCCGATCCTTTGGCGCTCTTCTGAGTGTCGAGCCGGATGAACCTTTCCCTGCTCGATCGCGTCACTCCTCATGACCGGACTCGCCGAGGCCGGCGACCAGAATCAGGAGGACCACCATGAAGCGCACGATCGCTCTCGCCCTTTCCACCGTCTCCCTCGCCGCCGGCGCCGTGGCGCTCGGTGCCCTTCCGGCACAGGCCGACACCGGCTGCGACGCCGGCGCCGTGTGCTACGTGCTGGACGGCGTCATCCAGGCCGAGGTCCGCCCCGGTGTCAAGCCGTCGTCATCGTTCGACCAGGTCATCAACAACTCGTCGTCGAGCGTGCGCATCAGCTGGGCCGGCTTCGGCGAGAGCTCGTTCATCGAGGGGTACACCGTCTCCACCATGTCCAACGACCTCGTGCGACCCGGCTCGACCCTCGACCTCGGTGCCGCCACCGCGACGACGGTCTACAGCATCCGGATCATCCGCTGATCGTGTGTCTCGGCCGGGCGCCGCGTGACAGCTCGACCCGGTCGAGACCGCGGGCGGGATCCTCAGCCGGTGGGGGTACCTGAGGAGGAGTCGAGCCCGGAGAGATCGTGACCGCCACGCGCTCCCTCGTCTCCGCCGCGCTCGAGTTCCGGTGCGTCGTGTCGGTGACCGCGTCGCGTCGTCACCTCACCGACCTTGCGGCCGGCCCAGCCGACCCCGCGCACAGCGGTGCCGGCGGCACCCGCGACGGCGCTCCCGGCGAACCGCGCACCGCGCAGCATGCGAAGCTCGAGCTTCTCGGCGCCCTCGACCGGTTCGAGCTCGAGAGGCAGGTCGACGGGAGCAGCGCCGAACGCCTTGTGCGATGTCGTGAGCACGCGACGGCCGAGGATGTGGTTGCCCGTGCCGCCGATCGCGGCACCGATCCCGAACGGGAGCGCCTTGCCGATGACCGAAGCTCCTCCCTTCGCCGCGAACTGCTTGACGAACATGCTCTTGAGCCGGTCGACCAGCGGGCCGACGGCAGCGCGCGGGAGCGACTTGGTCACCAGTTCGCCCCAGTAGGACGATCGGCTTCCGCCGCGGCCGGCGACCTGACCGGCGAGCTGGCCGACGAGTTCCACGCCCTCCTTGCCCAGCATCAGGGTCATCACCAGGGCGCGGGCGCGATCGGGATTCGCGATCGCGATGCCGTGCACCTCGGCGACGGACTGGGCGAACAGCGCCGTCGATTCGACGAAGCCGACCGTCTCGACGCCCGAGAGTGCGAGCGTGACCCCGGTGCCGATGCCCGGGACGACCGCCGTCGCGCCGACCGCCGCGCCACCCGTCGTGACGGCGGCGAGGTACCGCCGCTCGAGGATGCGGATGATCTCGGCCGGTGTCGCGTGCGGGTTGCGGAGGCGGATGCTGCGGATGTGGGCGAGCACGAGGGGGCGCTGGATGGAGAGCACACGATCGAGCCCGCGCACCATCATCGGATGCTCGGGGGATCCGGCCGGTGGCACGCCCTTGTCCCAGGGAGAGTCATCCGGCAAGGAGTGGATCTTGTGCACCTTGGGGGCCATGACCTGATCCTACGAAGTCAGACCGCGAAAACGCCGAACGCCCGGATCCTGGTGGGGATACGGGCGTTCGGGAGAGGCGATCAGACGAAGAGGTTCGCCCGCTCGAGGTCTTCCGCGAAGTCGATCTCGACCGCGTAGAGGTCGGAGACGTCCATCGGCTCGAGGAGCAGGCCGTCTTCGGCGATCGCGAGTTCGAGACCGCGCTCGAAGTAGTCCTGGTCCTCGACGCGCTGAAGCTGGCGCATGAACGCCTTCTTGTTCGCCGCGGAGATGTAGTTGATGCCGACGGCTTCACCGAGTCCGCCCTTGACGGTCTTGGACAGCTCGTTGATGAAGCCTTCCGCCGTGACGGTGTACTTCACCTCTTCGTCGCTGACCTTCGAGGTGTTGACCGTGACGAACGACTGGTCGCGCTCGATGTACGCGGCCGCACGGCCGAGGATCATCGGGTCGAAGACCACGTCGCCGTTCATCCACAGCACGCCGTTCTTGCCGGTGGCGGCAAGCGCACGGAGCAGGCTCTTCGAGGTGTTGGTCTCGTCGTAGCGCTCGTTGTGGACGTAGTTGACGGTCGGGAAAGCCTCGATGATCGTCTCGGCACGGTATCCGACGACCGTGGTGATGCGTGCGTCGGAGCCGAAGGCGGCCCGGATGTTGTCGTGCTGCTGGCGCATGATCGTGCGGCCGTCGCTCAGCTCGGTCAGCGGCTTCGGCAGCGCGCGACCCAGGCGTGAGCCCATGCCTGCTGCGAGAATGACGGTTTGAAGAGTCACGAGTGCTCCTAAGGGGAAGTTGTGTTCACGGCCGGTTCACCGGCCAGACACCTCATCGTGCCGCGT
This genomic interval from Microbacterium sp. LWH11-1.2 contains the following:
- a CDS encoding phosphocholine cytidylyltransferase family protein — protein: MTLQTVILAAGMGSRLGRALPKPLTELSDGRTIMRQQHDNIRAAFGSDARITTVVGYRAETIIEAFPTVNYVHNERYDETNTSKSLLRALAATGKNGVLWMNGDVVFDPMILGRAAAYIERDQSFVTVNTSKVSDEEVKYTVTAEGFINELSKTVKGGLGEAVGINYISAANKKAFMRQLQRVEDQDYFERGLELAIAEDGLLLEPMDVSDLYAVEIDFAEDLERANLFV